The following coding sequences are from one Brooklawnia cerclae window:
- a CDS encoding catalase: MTENPSQPDHSTGSTTQAGIPAVSDRNSLTVGPDGPIVLHDHHLIETLAHFNRMNVPERRPHAKGSGAFGELEVTEDVSAYTKAAVFQPGTKTRTLLRFSTVAGELGSPDTWRDVRGFALKFYTTEGNFDLVGNNTPVFFIRDPMKFPHFIRSQKRLPDSGLRDATMQWDFWTQNPESAHQVTYLMGDRGLPRTWREMNGYGSHTYMWVNEAGEKVWVKYHFVSRLGFHTIGNSEADRIAGTDADFHRRDLFDAIARGEFPQWDLYVQIIPYEDAKTYRFNIFDLTKTVSQKDYPRIKVGTLTLNENPTNHFAQIEQAAFSPANQVPGVGLSPDKMLLGRTFAYADAQRYRIGTNFQQLPVNKPVNEVHSYNFDGNMTYDHRGAASTYAPNSFGDPWSDEVGAIDTSWESDGDLVRQAATLHSEDDDFGQAGTLYREVFDDGARERFVETLTGQGKQIADDTVLENFFGYWTQVDADLGAKLRTTVKG; encoded by the coding sequence ATGACCGAGAACCCGTCCCAGCCGGACCACTCGACCGGTTCAACGACCCAAGCAGGTATCCCGGCGGTCAGCGACCGCAACTCGCTCACCGTCGGACCAGACGGCCCGATCGTCCTGCACGACCACCACCTCATCGAGACCCTCGCGCACTTCAACCGCATGAACGTGCCGGAACGCCGCCCCCACGCCAAGGGCTCGGGCGCGTTCGGTGAGTTGGAGGTGACCGAGGACGTCTCGGCATACACCAAGGCCGCCGTGTTCCAGCCGGGGACGAAGACCCGCACACTGCTGCGCTTCTCCACGGTGGCCGGTGAACTGGGCTCGCCCGACACGTGGCGCGACGTCCGGGGTTTCGCGCTCAAGTTCTACACGACCGAGGGGAACTTCGATCTCGTCGGCAACAACACACCGGTCTTCTTCATCCGCGACCCCATGAAGTTCCCGCACTTCATCCGGTCGCAGAAACGCCTGCCCGACTCGGGCCTGCGCGACGCCACGATGCAGTGGGACTTCTGGACGCAGAACCCGGAGTCCGCCCACCAGGTCACCTATCTGATGGGCGACCGCGGCCTGCCGCGGACGTGGCGCGAGATGAACGGCTACGGCTCGCACACCTACATGTGGGTCAACGAGGCGGGCGAGAAGGTCTGGGTGAAGTACCACTTCGTCAGCAGGCTCGGCTTCCACACCATCGGCAACAGCGAGGCCGACCGGATCGCCGGAACCGACGCTGACTTCCATCGTCGTGACCTGTTCGACGCCATCGCCCGGGGCGAGTTCCCGCAGTGGGACCTCTACGTGCAGATCATCCCCTACGAGGACGCCAAGACCTACCGGTTCAACATCTTCGACCTGACGAAGACCGTCTCGCAGAAGGACTACCCGCGTATCAAGGTCGGCACGCTGACCCTGAACGAGAACCCGACGAACCACTTCGCGCAGATCGAGCAGGCGGCGTTCTCGCCGGCCAATCAGGTGCCGGGCGTCGGCCTCTCGCCCGACAAGATGCTGCTCGGCCGCACGTTCGCCTACGCGGACGCCCAGCGCTATCGCATCGGGACGAACTTCCAGCAGCTGCCGGTCAACAAGCCGGTCAACGAGGTGCACAGCTACAACTTCGACGGCAACATGACCTACGACCACCGGGGCGCAGCAAGCACCTATGCACCGAACTCGTTCGGTGACCCGTGGTCGGACGAGGTCGGCGCGATCGACACCTCGTGGGAGTCCGACGGCGACCTCGTCCGGCAGGCGGCCACGCTGCATTCCGAGGACGACGACTTCGGTCAAGCCGGCACGCTGTACCGCGAGGTGTTCGACGACGGCGCCCGCGAGCGGTTCGTGGAGACGCTCACCGGTCAGGGCAAGCAGATCGCCGATGACACGGTGCTGGAGAACTTCTTCGGCTACTGGACGCAGGTGGACGCCGACCTGGGTGCCAAGCTGCGCACGACTGTGAAGGGCTGA
- a CDS encoding Fur family transcriptional regulator, whose translation MHTTTAEPSWTALLHDHGLRATGPRLAVLRSLWEHPHTSADQIVQDARLRLERLSAQSVYNVLADLSQCHLIRRLALPQGPGIFEIDLHDNHHHAVCTRCGRVVDVACAVGHAPCLTPSDDHGIAIEVADVLYSGLCDDCRHEIATTNPEEQTP comes from the coding sequence ATGCACACGACCACAGCCGAACCATCGTGGACGGCTTTGCTCCACGACCACGGCCTGCGTGCAACAGGCCCTCGGCTAGCGGTTCTGCGATCGCTGTGGGAGCATCCGCACACCAGCGCCGACCAGATCGTCCAGGACGCCCGGCTCCGGCTGGAAAGGCTCAGCGCCCAGTCGGTGTACAACGTGCTGGCCGATCTGTCCCAGTGCCACCTGATCCGTCGGCTGGCGCTGCCCCAGGGCCCGGGCATCTTCGAGATCGATCTGCACGACAACCACCACCATGCCGTGTGCACCCGCTGCGGGCGCGTGGTGGACGTGGCCTGTGCCGTCGGCCACGCCCCATGCCTGACCCCGTCCGACGACCACGGCATCGCCATCGAAGTCGCCGATGTGCTGTACAGCGGCCTGTGCGACGACTGCCGACACGAAATCGCCACAACCAACCCCGAGGAGCAAACACCATGA
- the coaBC gene encoding bifunctional phosphopantothenoylcysteine decarboxylase/phosphopantothenate--cysteine ligase CoaBC: protein MVERTESTRMRAWKNRGVFILVGVTGGVAAYKSVQLVRSIVLEGHDVHVLPTEAALRFIGKPIWEAISRNPVTTSVFEDVAKVRHVSLGHSADLAVVAPATADFIARLSAGLADDLLTTSLLATTAPLVIAPAMHTSMWQNPATVHNIEVLRQRGVHIVGPDDGALTGGDAGPGRMVEPETIHAYVRALLARGTDLAGVRAVVTAGGTREPIDPVRYIGNRSSGRQGVAVALAAADRGAQVTLLAAHTDTEVLTKATAHPRVAVVRVNTASELSDAVAAHEADADVVVMAAAVADYRVANSSDHKLTKEETGDRITLDLVATEDILAGLVGRRRPDQTIVGFAAETETDPDLLLDRARRKRQRKGVDLLAVNEVGWHKGFESDDNTLAFIDRDDTMVGTVTGSKREAADALWDAVLTVRGRD, encoded by the coding sequence ATGGTGGAACGCACCGAATCCACCCGCATGCGGGCATGGAAGAATCGAGGGGTGTTCATTCTCGTCGGAGTGACAGGCGGCGTCGCCGCGTACAAGTCCGTCCAGTTGGTGCGCTCGATCGTCCTCGAGGGGCACGACGTACACGTGCTTCCCACCGAAGCGGCCCTGAGGTTCATCGGCAAGCCCATCTGGGAGGCGATCAGCCGCAACCCCGTCACGACGTCGGTCTTCGAGGACGTCGCGAAGGTGCGCCACGTCTCGCTGGGTCATTCCGCTGACCTGGCAGTTGTGGCGCCGGCCACCGCCGACTTCATCGCGAGACTGTCCGCGGGGCTCGCCGACGATCTGTTGACCACCAGCCTGCTGGCGACCACCGCCCCGCTGGTGATCGCTCCGGCCATGCACACCTCCATGTGGCAGAACCCGGCCACGGTCCACAACATCGAGGTGCTGCGGCAGCGCGGCGTCCACATCGTCGGGCCGGACGACGGCGCACTCACCGGCGGGGACGCCGGCCCGGGACGCATGGTCGAGCCCGAGACCATCCACGCGTACGTGCGTGCCCTCCTGGCGCGTGGCACCGACCTGGCCGGGGTCCGCGCCGTCGTCACCGCGGGCGGCACCCGCGAGCCCATCGATCCCGTCCGGTACATAGGCAACCGCTCGAGTGGGCGCCAGGGTGTCGCCGTAGCGCTGGCCGCCGCCGACCGCGGGGCACAGGTGACTCTGCTCGCGGCCCACACCGACACCGAGGTGCTCACGAAGGCGACCGCACACCCCCGCGTCGCCGTCGTCCGGGTGAACACGGCATCCGAGTTGAGCGATGCGGTCGCCGCACACGAGGCCGACGCCGACGTCGTCGTGATGGCAGCCGCGGTGGCCGACTACCGAGTGGCGAACTCGTCCGACCACAAGCTCACCAAGGAGGAGACCGGCGACAGGATCACCCTCGATCTCGTCGCCACCGAGGACATCCTGGCGGGCCTGGTGGGACGCCGCCGCCCGGACCAGACGATCGTTGGTTTCGCAGCGGAGACCGAGACCGACCCCGATCTGCTGCTCGACCGGGCACGCCGCAAGCGGCAGCGCAAGGGAGTCGATCTGCTGGCGGTCAACGAGGTCGGCTGGCACAAGGGCTTCGAGTCCGACGACAACACGCTGGCGTTCATCGATCGCGACGACACGATGGTCGGCACCGTCACCGGGAGCAAGCGCGAGGCAGCCGATGCCTTGTGGGACGCCGTCCTCACGGTGCGTGGACGCGACTGA
- the deoD gene encoding purine-nucleoside phosphorylase has product MATPHISAEPGDFAPAVLLPGDPKRAERIAKLLMPDARLISDVRGALAFTGTVDGQPLSVMGSGMGMPSATLYATELYKFYGVERIIRVGTCGGIARKVQVGDVVIALGAHTDSNMNQQRLPGLNYSAVASYDLVRAAVDAVEGDQRVHVGMITSHDHFYFSSHDETWLPLLDQYGVLGVEMESAGIYGAAAEFGKQALTVLTCSDHLLDASHNMSAEQRETSFQGALRLAVAAAHS; this is encoded by the coding sequence GTGGCAACGCCGCACATCTCCGCCGAGCCGGGCGACTTCGCCCCCGCCGTCCTGCTCCCGGGCGACCCGAAGCGCGCCGAACGCATCGCCAAGCTCCTCATGCCGGACGCACGGCTCATCAGCGACGTACGCGGTGCGCTGGCCTTCACCGGCACGGTCGACGGCCAGCCGCTGTCGGTCATGGGATCGGGCATGGGAATGCCCTCGGCGACCCTGTACGCCACGGAGCTGTACAAGTTCTACGGGGTGGAACGGATCATCCGCGTCGGCACCTGCGGCGGCATCGCGCGCAAGGTTCAGGTGGGTGACGTCGTCATCGCCCTGGGCGCCCACACCGACTCCAACATGAACCAGCAGCGCCTGCCCGGGCTCAACTACAGCGCCGTCGCCAGCTACGACCTGGTCCGCGCCGCCGTCGACGCGGTCGAGGGCGACCAGCGGGTTCACGTCGGCATGATCACCTCGCACGACCACTTCTACTTCTCCAGCCACGACGAGACCTGGCTCCCCCTGCTCGACCAGTACGGCGTGCTCGGGGTCGAGATGGAGTCGGCCGGCATCTACGGTGCCGCCGCCGAATTCGGCAAGCAGGCCCTCACCGTGCTCACCTGTTCCGATCACCTGCTCGATGCGTCCCACAACATGAGCGCCGAGCAGCGCGAGACCAGTTTCCAAGGGGCACTGCGGCTCGCCGTGGCCGCTGCACACAGCTGA
- a CDS encoding ABC transporter permease — translation MSSTTAVVRPSDAGSPLATAPGVLAPVQWRWPITGLVLTLLTVAMGARAAGTSVFAMTGATPWFTFPDIVVPSRGFILVMALLALIVTAVVTWLAVRRRPVPFWAVGLAATFFVLGFLAWVVAGTGATMPVVRLFAGALAFAVPLVFGSLSGVVCERSGIINMAIEAQMLFGAFAAAVIGSIVGTPWIALIAAPVAGILVALLLAVFTITYRVNHIIVGVVLNMLVLGLTSFLLASVLTGPDRAHFNQALSLPSIPIPVLSGIPVIGPVLFDQNILIYLMYVVVVVLEVMLFRSRWGLRTRAAGEHPRAADTVGIKVNALRWRNVLLGGALAGMGGAMFTVGLGLAFSKNMVAGNGYIALAAMILGRWNPRGAVGAAAFFGFATNLGYIIQTLNSPIPTEFVLMIPYLATVFAVAGFVKSAKPPAAEGIAYP, via the coding sequence ATGAGCAGCACCACGGCCGTCGTCCGGCCCTCCGACGCCGGCTCGCCCCTGGCGACCGCACCCGGCGTGCTCGCGCCCGTGCAGTGGCGCTGGCCGATCACCGGCCTGGTGCTGACGCTGCTCACCGTCGCCATGGGCGCACGGGCAGCGGGCACCTCGGTGTTCGCGATGACGGGAGCCACCCCGTGGTTCACCTTCCCCGACATCGTGGTGCCCTCGCGGGGCTTCATCCTGGTGATGGCCCTGCTGGCGTTGATCGTGACGGCCGTCGTCACCTGGCTCGCCGTGCGCCGCAGGCCCGTCCCGTTCTGGGCGGTGGGTCTGGCCGCCACGTTCTTCGTCCTCGGATTCCTGGCCTGGGTCGTCGCCGGCACCGGCGCGACCATGCCGGTCGTCCGGCTGTTCGCCGGAGCGCTCGCCTTCGCGGTGCCGCTCGTCTTCGGCTCGCTGTCCGGCGTGGTGTGCGAGCGGTCCGGGATCATCAACATGGCGATCGAGGCGCAGATGCTGTTCGGTGCGTTCGCCGCGGCGGTGATCGGCTCCATCGTGGGGACGCCGTGGATCGCCCTGATCGCGGCGCCGGTCGCCGGGATCCTGGTGGCGCTGCTGCTCGCCGTCTTCACCATCACCTACCGCGTCAACCACATCATCGTCGGCGTGGTGCTCAACATGCTGGTGCTCGGGCTGACGTCGTTCCTGCTCGCCAGCGTCCTCACAGGGCCCGACCGGGCGCACTTCAACCAGGCCCTCAGCCTGCCCTCGATCCCGATCCCGGTGCTCTCGGGTATCCCCGTGATCGGGCCCGTGCTGTTCGACCAGAACATCCTCATCTACCTGATGTACGTGGTGGTGGTCGTCCTGGAGGTGATGCTCTTCCGGAGCCGCTGGGGCCTGCGGACGCGGGCCGCCGGCGAGCACCCGCGTGCCGCCGACACCGTGGGCATCAAGGTCAACGCGCTGCGCTGGCGCAACGTGCTGCTCGGCGGCGCGCTCGCCGGCATGGGCGGGGCGATGTTCACCGTCGGGCTCGGCCTGGCCTTCAGCAAGAACATGGTCGCCGGCAACGGCTACATCGCCCTGGCCGCCATGATCCTGGGCCGGTGGAATCCCCGCGGCGCCGTCGGGGCGGCCGCGTTCTTCGGGTTCGCCACCAACCTCGGCTACATCATCCAGACCCTGAACTCGCCTATCCCGACCGAGTTCGTCCTCATGATCCCCTACTTGGCAACGGTGTTCGCCGTCGCCGGATTCGTGAAGTCGGCCAAACCGCCGGCCGCGGAGGGGATCGCGTACCCGTGA
- a CDS encoding ABC transporter permease, with protein sequence MTDTPLTHEAEKTGGRAPKPSSDREDFSVVLREIMSSQGTVIVSAIVLALVIGALLVTAFDTTVATTAGYLFARPGDFFDAVGTAIGNYFTSLFRGAIFDYQATTAVGMFRPITETLTNSVPLILAGLAVGVAFRGGLFNIGGQGQIIMGAIAASWVGFALDMPPVVHLLVALVAAAIAGSLWGLIVGILKARVKSNEVICTIMLNFVAGFLLQFLLKQPSFMGVGGYAGKSMNVDASAAYPLLLGSSFRLHWGFVLALVVAVGVWWLMERSTLGFKIRAVGANPSAAHTAGINVPVVITLIMAISGALAGLAGTAPALGTEKFLTAGVAASYGFDAITVALLGGSKPRGIVGAGILFGAMNAGGSVMQAAAHIPVDIVQVSQAVIVLLIAAPPLVRWLLRLPQPGDRHTARAAAAPKEAQA encoded by the coding sequence GTGACCGACACGCCGCTCACCCACGAGGCCGAGAAGACCGGCGGGCGGGCGCCGAAGCCGTCGTCCGACCGCGAGGACTTCTCGGTCGTGCTGCGCGAGATCATGAGTTCGCAGGGCACCGTGATCGTCTCGGCCATCGTCCTCGCCCTGGTGATCGGGGCGCTGCTCGTCACCGCGTTCGACACCACGGTCGCGACGACGGCGGGCTACCTGTTCGCCCGGCCCGGCGACTTCTTCGACGCGGTCGGCACCGCGATCGGCAACTACTTCACCTCGCTGTTCCGTGGGGCCATTTTCGACTACCAGGCCACCACGGCCGTGGGCATGTTCCGCCCCATCACCGAGACGCTGACGAACTCGGTGCCGCTCATCCTCGCGGGCCTGGCCGTCGGGGTCGCGTTCCGTGGCGGGCTGTTCAACATCGGTGGCCAGGGCCAGATCATCATGGGGGCGATCGCGGCGAGCTGGGTGGGATTCGCCCTCGACATGCCGCCCGTCGTGCATCTGCTCGTCGCACTCGTCGCCGCCGCGATCGCCGGGTCGCTGTGGGGGCTGATCGTCGGCATCCTGAAGGCGCGGGTGAAATCGAACGAGGTCATCTGCACCATCATGCTGAACTTCGTCGCCGGCTTCCTCCTGCAGTTCCTGCTGAAACAGCCCTCCTTCATGGGCGTCGGCGGGTATGCCGGCAAGTCGATGAACGTGGACGCGTCCGCCGCCTATCCGCTCCTGCTCGGCTCGTCGTTCCGCCTGCACTGGGGCTTCGTCCTCGCGTTGGTCGTGGCGGTCGGTGTGTGGTGGTTGATGGAGCGCTCGACGCTCGGCTTCAAGATCCGTGCGGTGGGAGCCAACCCCAGCGCCGCGCACACCGCCGGGATCAACGTTCCGGTGGTCATCACGCTGATCATGGCGATCTCGGGCGCCCTGGCAGGGCTGGCCGGCACCGCGCCGGCGCTCGGCACCGAGAAGTTCCTCACCGCCGGTGTCGCCGCCAGCTACGGGTTCGACGCCATCACGGTGGCCCTTCTGGGCGGCTCGAAGCCGCGTGGCATCGTCGGGGCCGGCATCCTGTTCGGCGCGATGAACGCGGGCGGCTCGGTCATGCAGGCGGCCGCCCACATACCCGTCGACATCGTCCAGGTGTCGCAGGCGGTCATCGTCCTGCTCATCGCCGCACCACCGCTCGTCCGATGGCTCCTGCGCCTGCCGCAGCCGGGCGACCGGCATACCGCACGGGCCGCGGCGGCCCCGAAGGAGGCACAGGCATGA
- a CDS encoding ABC transporter ATP-binding protein produces MLLELKGITKRFGSLVANDRIDLRVEPGRIHALLGENGAGKSTLMNVLYGLYQPDEGEIVIDGTAMRFSGPGDAVAAGIGMVHQHFMLVPVFTVAESVALGYEPTGFAGIINRGVARRKVVDLSERFGFDIDPDALIQDLSVGAQQRVEIIKALSRDARTLILDEPTAVLTPQETDELMAIMRQLADSGTSIVFITHKLREVRAVADAITVIRRGRVVGQASPSSTETELASLMVGRAVNLDIEKTSPVDPPEVCRLDDVTVLDETGRAVVDHVSFTVGAGEVLAVGGVQGNGQTELAEVILGDRTPTVGTITIGGLDATHRSIKQRLDAGMGYVPEDRQADGLIATFSIAENLVLDVHDRPPFAKGAALQLGEIHNHAEKLRDEFDVRVGDIDDPISTLSGGNAQKAILARELSRDLELLVASQPTRGVDVGSIEFIYQRMLAERESGTAIVLFSSELDEIDALADRIVIMYRGQVVGTVPRGTPRDVLGLMMAGVPYEEAAKAGQADDEPPEPPLPPGDDVSGNDEADGSAAQNSQGGAL; encoded by the coding sequence ATGCTGCTCGAGCTCAAAGGCATCACCAAACGCTTCGGATCGCTGGTGGCCAACGACCGGATCGACCTGCGCGTCGAACCCGGCCGGATTCACGCGCTGCTCGGCGAGAACGGTGCCGGCAAGTCGACTCTCATGAACGTGCTGTACGGGTTGTATCAGCCGGACGAGGGCGAGATCGTCATCGACGGCACCGCGATGAGGTTCTCCGGGCCGGGCGACGCGGTCGCGGCCGGCATCGGCATGGTGCACCAGCACTTCATGCTGGTGCCCGTCTTCACCGTGGCCGAGTCGGTGGCGCTGGGATACGAGCCCACCGGATTCGCCGGCATCATCAACCGCGGGGTGGCACGCCGGAAGGTCGTCGACCTGTCGGAGAGGTTCGGCTTCGACATCGACCCCGATGCCCTGATCCAGGACCTGTCGGTCGGGGCCCAGCAGCGTGTCGAGATCATCAAGGCACTGTCCCGCGACGCCCGTACCCTCATCCTGGACGAGCCCACCGCCGTGCTCACCCCCCAGGAGACCGACGAACTCATGGCGATCATGCGCCAGCTGGCCGACTCCGGCACATCCATCGTCTTCATCACCCACAAGCTCCGCGAGGTGCGGGCGGTCGCGGACGCGATCACCGTCATCCGCCGGGGACGCGTCGTCGGGCAGGCATCGCCTTCCTCCACCGAGACCGAGCTGGCGTCCCTCATGGTCGGACGCGCCGTCAACCTCGACATCGAGAAGACCTCCCCGGTCGATCCGCCCGAGGTGTGCCGGCTGGACGACGTGACCGTCCTGGACGAGACGGGCCGCGCGGTCGTGGACCATGTCAGCTTCACCGTCGGCGCCGGTGAGGTGCTCGCGGTGGGCGGCGTCCAGGGCAACGGGCAGACCGAACTCGCCGAGGTGATCCTCGGTGACCGCACGCCCACGGTGGGCACGATCACGATCGGCGGCCTCGACGCGACCCATCGGTCGATCAAACAACGGCTGGACGCGGGCATGGGCTACGTGCCGGAGGACCGTCAGGCCGACGGGCTGATCGCCACCTTCAGCATCGCCGAGAACCTGGTTCTCGACGTCCACGACCGGCCCCCGTTCGCGAAGGGGGCCGCGCTGCAGCTGGGCGAGATCCACAACCATGCCGAGAAGCTCCGGGACGAGTTCGACGTGCGGGTCGGCGACATCGACGATCCGATCTCCACGCTGTCGGGGGGCAACGCGCAGAAGGCGATCCTCGCCCGGGAGCTGTCGCGCGACCTCGAACTGCTGGTCGCCTCCCAGCCGACCCGGGGTGTGGACGTGGGCTCGATCGAGTTCATCTATCAGCGGATGCTCGCCGAGCGGGAGTCGGGCACGGCGATCGTGCTCTTCTCCAGCGAGTTGGACGAGATCGACGCGCTGGCCGACCGGATCGTGATCATGTACCGGGGGCAGGTCGTCGGCACGGTTCCGCGCGGCACGCCACGCGACGTCCTCGGCCTGATGATGGCCGGGGTGCCCTACGAGGAGGCCGCGAAGGCCGGGCAGGCCGACGACGAGCCTCCGGAGCCACCGCTCCCGCCGGGGGACGACGTGTCCGGGAACGACGAGGCCGACGGCAGCGCGGCCCAGAACAGCCAGGGAGGTGCGCTGTGA
- a CDS encoding BMP family ABC transporter substrate-binding protein: MGSKSRFTRFAGAALLSGFALVTSACGAPPEDTAASSASSGSDSAVKACVVSDAGGFTDKSFNQSAKAGLDRAVSELGIESATAESHGAAEYAPNISNLVAQDCTIIFGVGYTINDAIRDAARANPDIDFALIDSRITEDNNVIELDNAKPLVFSTAEAAYLGGYLAAGMTQTGKIGTWGGMQIPSVAIFMDGLADGIARYNQDKGTSVELLGWDKATQNGSFTGDFTDTAKGKQLTTNMIAQGADIIHPVAGNAGNGALAAVREAAGTSVIWVDSDGYESTSDGDIIMTSVIKEIDQAVYDTIKAHADGDFSSEAYVGTLANGGVGLAPYHDYDSKVSDDLKAEIESLQKEIEDGTTTVETTNQP, encoded by the coding sequence GTGGGTTCCAAGTCTCGATTCACCAGGTTCGCGGGTGCAGCCCTGCTCAGCGGGTTCGCGCTCGTAACCAGCGCCTGTGGAGCGCCGCCGGAAGACACCGCCGCCAGCTCAGCGTCGAGTGGCAGCGACAGTGCCGTCAAGGCATGCGTTGTGTCCGACGCCGGCGGCTTCACCGACAAGTCCTTCAACCAGTCCGCCAAGGCCGGCCTCGACCGGGCCGTGAGTGAGCTCGGCATCGAGTCGGCGACCGCGGAGTCGCACGGAGCGGCCGAGTACGCACCGAACATCAGCAACCTGGTCGCCCAGGACTGCACCATCATCTTCGGCGTCGGCTACACGATCAACGACGCCATCCGCGACGCCGCCCGCGCCAACCCCGACATCGACTTCGCGCTCATCGACTCGCGCATCACCGAGGACAACAACGTCATCGAGCTCGACAACGCCAAGCCTCTGGTGTTCAGCACCGCCGAGGCCGCCTACCTGGGCGGTTACCTCGCCGCGGGCATGACCCAGACCGGCAAGATCGGCACCTGGGGCGGCATGCAGATCCCGTCGGTGGCCATCTTCATGGACGGCCTGGCCGACGGCATCGCGCGCTACAACCAGGACAAGGGCACCAGCGTCGAGCTCCTCGGCTGGGACAAGGCGACCCAGAACGGCTCGTTCACCGGTGACTTCACCGACACCGCCAAGGGCAAGCAGCTGACGACGAACATGATCGCCCAGGGTGCCGACATCATCCACCCGGTCGCGGGCAACGCCGGCAACGGCGCCCTCGCCGCGGTCAGGGAGGCCGCCGGAACGTCGGTGATCTGGGTCGACTCCGACGGCTACGAGTCGACCTCCGACGGTGACATCATCATGACCTCGGTCATCAAGGAGATCGACCAGGCCGTGTACGACACCATCAAGGCGCACGCGGACGGCGACTTCTCCAGCGAGGCATACGTCGGCACCCTCGCCAACGGCGGGGTCGGGCTGGCCCCTTACCACGACTACGACTCGAAGGTCTCCGACGACCTGAAGGCCGAGATCGAGTCGCTCCAGAAGGAGATCGAGGACGGCACCACCACGGTCGAGACCACCAACCAGCCGTGA